In one Ralstonia pickettii genomic region, the following are encoded:
- a CDS encoding type 1 glutamine amidotransferase domain-containing protein has protein sequence MKILVVLTSHDQLGDTGRKTGFWLEEFAAPYFVFKDAGVEMTLASPKGGQPPLDPKSDDPDSQTEATRRFKNDNEVQAALANTAKLSTVSAADYDALFYPGGHGPLWDLAEDPQSISLIETMYAAGKPVAAVCHAPGVLCHAKAPDGSPLVRDKPVTGFANSEEAAVGLTEVVPFLVEDMLKKNGGKYSKGPDWQSYVVVAASLITGQNPASSEAAAKALLSRLSMA, from the coding sequence ATGAAGATTCTGGTGGTACTGACTTCACACGACCAGCTCGGCGATACGGGCCGGAAAACCGGATTCTGGCTCGAAGAGTTTGCCGCGCCTTATTTCGTGTTCAAGGACGCAGGCGTCGAGATGACGCTCGCTTCGCCAAAAGGCGGCCAGCCGCCTCTCGACCCCAAGAGCGACGATCCGGATTCGCAAACCGAAGCAACCCGGCGTTTCAAGAACGATAACGAAGTGCAAGCGGCCCTGGCAAATACAGCGAAGCTCTCAACTGTCTCGGCCGCGGACTATGATGCCTTGTTCTATCCCGGCGGACACGGACCGCTCTGGGATCTGGCAGAAGATCCGCAGTCGATCTCATTGATCGAAACCATGTATGCGGCGGGAAAGCCGGTCGCCGCCGTTTGCCATGCACCCGGTGTGCTGTGTCATGCAAAGGCGCCTGATGGCTCTCCGCTCGTGCGCGATAAACCCGTAACCGGCTTTGCCAATTCAGAAGAAGCGGCCGTCGGTCTTACGGAAGTGGTGCCATTCCTCGTCGAGGACATGTTGAAGAAGAATGGAGGCAAGTATTCGAAGGGGCCGGATTGGCAATCATATGTGGTCGTCGCGGCAAGCCTGATTACTGGACAGAATCCCGCCTCGTCGGAAGCAGCGGCAAAAGCGCTGCTCTCGAGGCTGAGCATGGCTTGA